One genomic region from Mauremys reevesii isolate NIE-2019 linkage group 7, ASM1616193v1, whole genome shotgun sequence encodes:
- the TECTB gene encoding beta-tectorin isoform X5, with protein sequence MVIVTLYLLDILVQAFAAPCNPNKADIILVYCYPKTIITKIPECPYGWEVNQLALGGVCYNGVHDSGYYQFTIPDLSPKNKSYCGTQSEFKNPIYHFYNSIVSNDSSVIVKSQPVNYSFTCTYHANYLVNQAAFDQSHTKFSQFSRVATVHVKNGSSGSFESQLSLNFYSNAKFSSKKEAPFVVETSEIGSDVFAGVEAKGLSNRFKVVLNNCWATPSSEYFYQIQWPLITKGCATDNSILVHENGKNSRATFQFNAFRFQNIPKLSKVWLHCETHVCDSEKFSCPVPCEKRKRRTEQTGGVLAAEFAVHSGGLSSHYNFSAILSHLIFMLGLCAVLL encoded by the exons ATGGTGATTGTTACTCTTTATCTGCTGGACATCTTGGTTCAAGCCTTTGCAGCCCCTTGCAATCCAAATAAAGCAG acaTCATTTTGGTGTATTGCTATCCTAAAACCATCATTACAAAAATTCCCGAATGTCCCTATGGATGGGAGGTTAATCAGTTGGCTCTTGGAGGCGTTTGCTACAATGGGGTTCATGATTCGGGATACTACCAATTCACGATTCCAGATTTATCGCCCAAAAACAAGTCCTACTGTGGAACTCAATCAGAG TTTAAAAACCCTATCTATCACTTCTACAACTCCATCGTCTCCAACGACAGCTCGGTAATCGTGAAGAGCCAGCCTGTGAATtattcattcacctgcacttaCCATGCAAACTACTTGGTCAACCAGGCTGCCTTCGACCAAAG TCATACGAAATTTTCTCAATTTTCTAGAGTGGCGACAGTCCATGTGAAGAATGGGAGCTCCGGTTCATTTGAAAGTCAATTATCCCTCAACTTCTACTCT AATGCCAAGTTTTCAAGTAAAAAAGAGGCTCCCTTTGTCGTCGAAACCTCAGAAATTGGTTCAGACGTATTTGCTGGAGTGGAAGCCAAGGGGTTAAGTAACAG GTTTAAAGTGGTTCTGAACAACTGCTGGGCAACACCTTCCTCTGAGTATTTCTACCAAATCCAGTGGCCACTGATCACAAAAGG GTGCGCGACAGACAACTCTATCTTAGTGCATGAAAATGGGAAAAACAGCCGGGCCACCTTCCAGTTCAATGCTTTCCGGTTCCAAAACATCCCCAAACTGTCCAAAGTCTGGCTGCACTGTGAGACACACGTATGTGACAGTGAAAAGTTTTCCTGCCCTGTG CCATGTGAAAAACGAAAACGACGCACCGAACAAACTGGAGGAGTTCTAGCGGCGGAATTTGCAGTGCACA GCGGAGGTTTATCCAGTCACTACAACTTCTCAG CTATTCTCAGTCATCTAATCTTCATGCTTGGACTCTGCGCTGTTTTACTGTGA
- the TECTB gene encoding beta-tectorin isoform X4, which yields MDAWLQNKCILGPLEEMVIVTLYLLDILVQAFAAPCNPNKADIILVYCYPKTIITKIPECPYGWEVNQLALGGVCYNGVHDSGYYQFTIPDLSPKNKSYCGTQSEFKNPIYHFYNSIVSNDSSVIVKSQPVNYSFTCTYHANYLVNQAAFDQSHTKFSQFSRVATVHVKNGSSGSFESQLSLNFYSNAKFSSKKEAPFVVETSEIGSDVFAGVEAKGLSNRFKVVLNNCWATPSSEYFYQIQWPLITKGCATDNSILVHENGKNSRATFQFNAFRFQNIPKLSKVWLHCETHVCDSEKFSCPVPCEKRKRRTEQTGGVLAAEFAVHSGGLSSHYNFSAILSHLIFMLGLCAVLL from the exons ATGGATGCCTGGCTCCAAAACAAG TGTATTCTCGGCCCCTTGGAAGAAATGGTGATTGTTACTCTTTATCTGCTGGACATCTTGGTTCAAGCCTTTGCAGCCCCTTGCAATCCAAATAAAGCAG acaTCATTTTGGTGTATTGCTATCCTAAAACCATCATTACAAAAATTCCCGAATGTCCCTATGGATGGGAGGTTAATCAGTTGGCTCTTGGAGGCGTTTGCTACAATGGGGTTCATGATTCGGGATACTACCAATTCACGATTCCAGATTTATCGCCCAAAAACAAGTCCTACTGTGGAACTCAATCAGAG TTTAAAAACCCTATCTATCACTTCTACAACTCCATCGTCTCCAACGACAGCTCGGTAATCGTGAAGAGCCAGCCTGTGAATtattcattcacctgcacttaCCATGCAAACTACTTGGTCAACCAGGCTGCCTTCGACCAAAG TCATACGAAATTTTCTCAATTTTCTAGAGTGGCGACAGTCCATGTGAAGAATGGGAGCTCCGGTTCATTTGAAAGTCAATTATCCCTCAACTTCTACTCT AATGCCAAGTTTTCAAGTAAAAAAGAGGCTCCCTTTGTCGTCGAAACCTCAGAAATTGGTTCAGACGTATTTGCTGGAGTGGAAGCCAAGGGGTTAAGTAACAG GTTTAAAGTGGTTCTGAACAACTGCTGGGCAACACCTTCCTCTGAGTATTTCTACCAAATCCAGTGGCCACTGATCACAAAAGG GTGCGCGACAGACAACTCTATCTTAGTGCATGAAAATGGGAAAAACAGCCGGGCCACCTTCCAGTTCAATGCTTTCCGGTTCCAAAACATCCCCAAACTGTCCAAAGTCTGGCTGCACTGTGAGACACACGTATGTGACAGTGAAAAGTTTTCCTGCCCTGTG CCATGTGAAAAACGAAAACGACGCACCGAACAAACTGGAGGAGTTCTAGCGGCGGAATTTGCAGTGCACA GCGGAGGTTTATCCAGTCACTACAACTTCTCAG CTATTCTCAGTCATCTAATCTTCATGCTTGGACTCTGCGCTGTTTTACTGTGA
- the TECTB gene encoding beta-tectorin isoform X1, translating into MPGSKTRYLGPDSKLTAVELLWIYNNIIECILGPLEEMVIVTLYLLDILVQAFAAPCNPNKADIILVYCYPKTIITKIPECPYGWEVNQLALGGVCYNGVHDSGYYQFTIPDLSPKNKSYCGTQSEFKNPIYHFYNSIVSNDSSVIVKSQPVNYSFTCTYHANYLVNQAAFDQSHTKFSQFSRVATVHVKNGSSGSFESQLSLNFYSNAKFSSKKEAPFVVETSEIGSDVFAGVEAKGLSNRFKVVLNNCWATPSSEYFYQIQWPLITKGCATDNSILVHENGKNSRATFQFNAFRFQNIPKLSKVWLHCETHVCDSEKFSCPVPCEKRKRRTEQTGGVLAAEFAVHSGGLSSHYNFSAILSHLIFMLGLCAVLL; encoded by the exons ATGCCTGGCTCCAAAACAAG ATACCTGGGTCCAGATTCTAAACTGACTgcagtggaattactctggatcTACAACAACATAATTGAG TGTATTCTCGGCCCCTTGGAAGAAATGGTGATTGTTACTCTTTATCTGCTGGACATCTTGGTTCAAGCCTTTGCAGCCCCTTGCAATCCAAATAAAGCAG acaTCATTTTGGTGTATTGCTATCCTAAAACCATCATTACAAAAATTCCCGAATGTCCCTATGGATGGGAGGTTAATCAGTTGGCTCTTGGAGGCGTTTGCTACAATGGGGTTCATGATTCGGGATACTACCAATTCACGATTCCAGATTTATCGCCCAAAAACAAGTCCTACTGTGGAACTCAATCAGAG TTTAAAAACCCTATCTATCACTTCTACAACTCCATCGTCTCCAACGACAGCTCGGTAATCGTGAAGAGCCAGCCTGTGAATtattcattcacctgcacttaCCATGCAAACTACTTGGTCAACCAGGCTGCCTTCGACCAAAG TCATACGAAATTTTCTCAATTTTCTAGAGTGGCGACAGTCCATGTGAAGAATGGGAGCTCCGGTTCATTTGAAAGTCAATTATCCCTCAACTTCTACTCT AATGCCAAGTTTTCAAGTAAAAAAGAGGCTCCCTTTGTCGTCGAAACCTCAGAAATTGGTTCAGACGTATTTGCTGGAGTGGAAGCCAAGGGGTTAAGTAACAG GTTTAAAGTGGTTCTGAACAACTGCTGGGCAACACCTTCCTCTGAGTATTTCTACCAAATCCAGTGGCCACTGATCACAAAAGG GTGCGCGACAGACAACTCTATCTTAGTGCATGAAAATGGGAAAAACAGCCGGGCCACCTTCCAGTTCAATGCTTTCCGGTTCCAAAACATCCCCAAACTGTCCAAAGTCTGGCTGCACTGTGAGACACACGTATGTGACAGTGAAAAGTTTTCCTGCCCTGTG CCATGTGAAAAACGAAAACGACGCACCGAACAAACTGGAGGAGTTCTAGCGGCGGAATTTGCAGTGCACA GCGGAGGTTTATCCAGTCACTACAACTTCTCAG CTATTCTCAGTCATCTAATCTTCATGCTTGGACTCTGCGCTGTTTTACTGTGA
- the TECTB gene encoding beta-tectorin isoform X2, giving the protein MRKESLRYLGPDSKLTAVELLWIYNNIIECILGPLEEMVIVTLYLLDILVQAFAAPCNPNKADIILVYCYPKTIITKIPECPYGWEVNQLALGGVCYNGVHDSGYYQFTIPDLSPKNKSYCGTQSEFKNPIYHFYNSIVSNDSSVIVKSQPVNYSFTCTYHANYLVNQAAFDQSHTKFSQFSRVATVHVKNGSSGSFESQLSLNFYSNAKFSSKKEAPFVVETSEIGSDVFAGVEAKGLSNRFKVVLNNCWATPSSEYFYQIQWPLITKGCATDNSILVHENGKNSRATFQFNAFRFQNIPKLSKVWLHCETHVCDSEKFSCPVPCEKRKRRTEQTGGVLAAEFAVHSGGLSSHYNFSAILSHLIFMLGLCAVLL; this is encoded by the exons ATGAGGAAGGAgtccctgag ATACCTGGGTCCAGATTCTAAACTGACTgcagtggaattactctggatcTACAACAACATAATTGAG TGTATTCTCGGCCCCTTGGAAGAAATGGTGATTGTTACTCTTTATCTGCTGGACATCTTGGTTCAAGCCTTTGCAGCCCCTTGCAATCCAAATAAAGCAG acaTCATTTTGGTGTATTGCTATCCTAAAACCATCATTACAAAAATTCCCGAATGTCCCTATGGATGGGAGGTTAATCAGTTGGCTCTTGGAGGCGTTTGCTACAATGGGGTTCATGATTCGGGATACTACCAATTCACGATTCCAGATTTATCGCCCAAAAACAAGTCCTACTGTGGAACTCAATCAGAG TTTAAAAACCCTATCTATCACTTCTACAACTCCATCGTCTCCAACGACAGCTCGGTAATCGTGAAGAGCCAGCCTGTGAATtattcattcacctgcacttaCCATGCAAACTACTTGGTCAACCAGGCTGCCTTCGACCAAAG TCATACGAAATTTTCTCAATTTTCTAGAGTGGCGACAGTCCATGTGAAGAATGGGAGCTCCGGTTCATTTGAAAGTCAATTATCCCTCAACTTCTACTCT AATGCCAAGTTTTCAAGTAAAAAAGAGGCTCCCTTTGTCGTCGAAACCTCAGAAATTGGTTCAGACGTATTTGCTGGAGTGGAAGCCAAGGGGTTAAGTAACAG GTTTAAAGTGGTTCTGAACAACTGCTGGGCAACACCTTCCTCTGAGTATTTCTACCAAATCCAGTGGCCACTGATCACAAAAGG GTGCGCGACAGACAACTCTATCTTAGTGCATGAAAATGGGAAAAACAGCCGGGCCACCTTCCAGTTCAATGCTTTCCGGTTCCAAAACATCCCCAAACTGTCCAAAGTCTGGCTGCACTGTGAGACACACGTATGTGACAGTGAAAAGTTTTCCTGCCCTGTG CCATGTGAAAAACGAAAACGACGCACCGAACAAACTGGAGGAGTTCTAGCGGCGGAATTTGCAGTGCACA GCGGAGGTTTATCCAGTCACTACAACTTCTCAG CTATTCTCAGTCATCTAATCTTCATGCTTGGACTCTGCGCTGTTTTACTGTGA
- the TECTB gene encoding beta-tectorin isoform X3, whose product MPGSKTRYLGPDSKLTAVELLWIYNNIIECILGPLEEMVIVTLYLLDILVQAFAAPCNPNKADIILVYCYPKTIITKIPECPYGWEVNQLALGGVCYNGVHDSGYYQFTIPDLSPKNKSYCGTQSEFKNPIYHFYNSIVSNDSSVIVKSQPVNYSFTCTYHANYLVNQAAFDQRVATVHVKNGSSGSFESQLSLNFYSNAKFSSKKEAPFVVETSEIGSDVFAGVEAKGLSNRFKVVLNNCWATPSSEYFYQIQWPLITKGCATDNSILVHENGKNSRATFQFNAFRFQNIPKLSKVWLHCETHVCDSEKFSCPVPCEKRKRRTEQTGGVLAAEFAVHSGGLSSHYNFSAILSHLIFMLGLCAVLL is encoded by the exons ATGCCTGGCTCCAAAACAAG ATACCTGGGTCCAGATTCTAAACTGACTgcagtggaattactctggatcTACAACAACATAATTGAG TGTATTCTCGGCCCCTTGGAAGAAATGGTGATTGTTACTCTTTATCTGCTGGACATCTTGGTTCAAGCCTTTGCAGCCCCTTGCAATCCAAATAAAGCAG acaTCATTTTGGTGTATTGCTATCCTAAAACCATCATTACAAAAATTCCCGAATGTCCCTATGGATGGGAGGTTAATCAGTTGGCTCTTGGAGGCGTTTGCTACAATGGGGTTCATGATTCGGGATACTACCAATTCACGATTCCAGATTTATCGCCCAAAAACAAGTCCTACTGTGGAACTCAATCAGAG TTTAAAAACCCTATCTATCACTTCTACAACTCCATCGTCTCCAACGACAGCTCGGTAATCGTGAAGAGCCAGCCTGTGAATtattcattcacctgcacttaCCATGCAAACTACTTGGTCAACCAGGCTGCCTTCGACCAAAG AGTGGCGACAGTCCATGTGAAGAATGGGAGCTCCGGTTCATTTGAAAGTCAATTATCCCTCAACTTCTACTCT AATGCCAAGTTTTCAAGTAAAAAAGAGGCTCCCTTTGTCGTCGAAACCTCAGAAATTGGTTCAGACGTATTTGCTGGAGTGGAAGCCAAGGGGTTAAGTAACAG GTTTAAAGTGGTTCTGAACAACTGCTGGGCAACACCTTCCTCTGAGTATTTCTACCAAATCCAGTGGCCACTGATCACAAAAGG GTGCGCGACAGACAACTCTATCTTAGTGCATGAAAATGGGAAAAACAGCCGGGCCACCTTCCAGTTCAATGCTTTCCGGTTCCAAAACATCCCCAAACTGTCCAAAGTCTGGCTGCACTGTGAGACACACGTATGTGACAGTGAAAAGTTTTCCTGCCCTGTG CCATGTGAAAAACGAAAACGACGCACCGAACAAACTGGAGGAGTTCTAGCGGCGGAATTTGCAGTGCACA GCGGAGGTTTATCCAGTCACTACAACTTCTCAG CTATTCTCAGTCATCTAATCTTCATGCTTGGACTCTGCGCTGTTTTACTGTGA